One Aegilops tauschii subsp. strangulata cultivar AL8/78 chromosome 7, Aet v6.0, whole genome shotgun sequence genomic window carries:
- the LOC109762046 gene encoding probable xyloglucan endotransglucosylase/hydrolase protein 26: MGRSMGGLLAVVAFAAVLRLGLVGANFADLCDITWEPQNAAMTDGGEHLTLSLVSNISGSMLRTKKTFIYGSISTLIKLVKGNSAGTVTTYYTSSVGDDHDEIDFEFLGNETGQPYTIHTNVFADGVGAKEVQFYPWFDPTDDFHNYTILWNPSMIVWFVDSIPIRVFRNYASKGVPFPTKRPMYGFSSIWSADDWATQGGRVKTDWTKAPFVAEYDNMGLHVCECSSTDDECATRCNKDTPPEPSQLTKEQMRKLRAVQLGYTIYDYCAKARDGGKGPVPPECDMEQY; the protein is encoded by the exons ATGGGGAGGTCGATGGGGGGTCTCCTCGCCGTCGTGGCCTTCGCGGCGGTGCTGAGGCTCGGGCTCGTCGGCGCCAACTTCGCCGACCTGTGCGACATCACGTGGGAGCCGCAGAACGCGGCCATGACGGACGGAGGGGAGCACCTCACGCTCTCCCTCGTCAGCAACATCTCAG GCAGCATGCTCCGGACCAAGAAGACGTTCATCTACGGCAGCATCTCCACCTTGATCAAGCTGGTCAAGGGAAACTCTGCCGGCACCGTCACCACCTACTAC ACGTCGTCGGTGGGCGACGACCACGACGAGATCGACTTCGAGTTCCTGGGCAACGAGACGGGCCAGCCCTACACCATCCACACCAACGTGTTCGCCGACGGCGTGGGCGCCAAGGAGGTGCAGTTCTACCCCTGGTTCGACCCCACCGACGACTTCCACAACTACACCATCTTATGGAACCCCTCCATGATCGT gTGGTTTGTGGACAGCATCCCGATCCGCGTGTTCCGCAACTACGCGAGCAAGGGCGTGCCGTTCCCGACGAAGCGGCCCATGTACGGCTTCTCCAGCATCTGGTCGGCGGACGACTGGGCCACGCAGGGCGGCCGCGTCAAGACGGACTGGACCAAGGCGCCCTTCGTCGCCGAGTACGACAACATGGGCCTCCACGTCTGCGAGTGCTCGAGCACCGACGATGAATGCGCCACCAGATGCAACAAGGACACCCCGCCGGAGCCGTCCCAGCTCACCAAGGAGCAGATGCGCAAGCTCAGGGCCGTGCAGCTCGGCTACACCATCTACGACTACTGCGCCAAAGCCAGGGACGGCGGCAAGGGCCCCGTACCGCCCGAGTGCGACATGGAACAGTACTGA